In Phreatobacter cathodiphilus, the genomic window CGGGTCGTTCGAGATGTCGAAGGCGACGGTGAAGATCTCGATGTTCTGCTGCTTGGCGTAGGTGCAGATGGCGTTCATGTCCGTATAGGTCTGCGCGATCTGGCTCGCCTGGTTGGCCGCGTTGCCGTTGGGGGCGAGGTGGCGTCCGTCGGCGGCGTTGAATCGCAGCGTGTTGGCGCCGTCCGTCATCAGCACCATGACCTTGCGCGGCCGGCGGTTGGCCGGATCGTAGGCGGCGCCTTCGGCGAAGGGCGCGCCCGGCGAGAGCACGTTGAGGCCCCAGATCAGGCCGGCGGGGATATAGGTCGACGGCTTGTAGTTGCCGATGTTCACCACCATGCCGCGGATCGCCGTCGTCACCGTCGACTGGCTCGACGTCAGCGGCACGATCGGGTTCAGGCAGTTCTGGCTGGTGGCGAGATAGCCGGGATAGCGCACCGAGGGCTGGGTGTCGTTGAGGCGCAGCGTGCCGGTGGTGCGCGAACCGACGCAGCCGTACCAGCGGTAGCGGGTCGTGCCGCCGCCCGAACAGGACTGGTAGGGCGGAACCGTTTCGTCCCGGCAGGTCGAGGGGGTGCAGTCATAGGTCTCCGAGCGTCCGTCGATCACCCGCGTGCAGGTCCGCGCGGCTCCACGGGTGCAGACCGACCGCGTCGTCTTGGTGACGCAGGTGCGTTGGCTCGTGACGTCATAGTCCGCCGGCACGCTCAGCCAGCTGGCATTGCGGTTGGCGGTGCCGACGTTGACGTAGTCGGCATAGGGGACGACGCCGATCTTCACGTCGGCGTCGGGATCCTGCTTCAGCGTCGTGACGAGCTCCTCCGCCGACTGCTTCAGCGCCACCAGCTTGTCGCCCGACATCGACCAAGTGTTGTCGAGAACGAGGACGAGTTCCGTCTTGCCGTTGAGGCCGCGGATGGCCCGCGCCTCGGCCTCGTAGTCGAGGCGCTGGATGCCGGCCAGGGCCATGAAGGTCGTGTCGATGGTGCCGCTGACCTTCAGCGTCACCTCCCGCTGATCGGGCCGATAGGCGAACTGGGTGACGCGCGAGCCGTCGGCATTGGTGCCGCGCAGGTTGGCGGTGGCATGGCCGTCCGCCACCAGCTTCATGCTCGTCTCGGTCTCCAGCCGGGAGGAGGCCGCCGCCAGCGCGGCGGCGTCGGCCGCCGATTGGGCCGCGGTGCGGGCCGCCGACAGCCGCGAGAAATCGATGCCGACGCCGACCGCGAGGAGCAGGGGAACGGCGCAGATGGCGAAGAGCACCGCGACAACGCCCGAGGTGTCGCGCCGCGCATTGCCAAGGAAGGCGGTGAGCGTCTGGCGCAGGACCTTGGGGGACATGGGGGGCTCATGAACTTGCGGCGGTTTCCCCAGCGGTAGAGGCTGCGCTTCAACAATCTCCTAATCGATACAGTGAAACAGACGCTGGTCATCGCCGTGGTAAACGAGATGGAGACGATGCGCCCGCCTTGCTCGCCGAGCGGCCTCACTCGCCCAGCCGGCAGATCGCCTTCAGCCGGCGCGCATGGCGGGAGATGGCGGTCACGTCATAGGTCTGTTCGACCGCCGGGAACTTGATGAAGACCTGGGCCGCCTCGGCGATGTCGGCGAGGAACTGCGTGGCGAAGCGCGCCGTGACGAAGGCGGAATTGCGGGTGACACGCCAGCGGATCGGCTTGGGCGGCCCGTTGTCGACGCTGTATGAGCCCTCGAACAGGCCTTCCGGCACCTCCGGCAGGCGGTAGCCGGGCGAGAAGGAGACGAAGGCCGCGCCGGCGCTGCACAGCAGCGTCAGCCGCTCGCCGGAACTGCGGTAGGAGATCTCGATCGCCGGTCCCGACCCGCTGGTCTCTTGCAGTTCCCGCACCCGCCATTCGGCCCGCGACGGGTCCGCCGCCGCAAGGGCGACCAGCCAGACCAGTCCGGTGAGAAGATGGCGGAGCGGCATATCGCAGTCGGGAAAGAGCTTTGCCGGCGAGCCTCGGTGACCTGCCGGTGATCAAAACGCTGGAGGGCGGTGGCACTCCAAGTCGAAAACAACATTTCGCGCCGGCTCGCGCCCGCGACAAAGTGTTGCGCGACGTTTCTGCACCGGACATGCGGGGAAGACAAGGGAGGGGACATGCGCGGGCGGCGCAGCCGTTTCCCGTCACTGGCATGGATCCGCAACGTTCCTCTATTTCCCGCAGCGGAACCGTGGATCAAAGCGCTCCCGCGGCATCAAGCTTCGCCATGTCCGCCGCCCCCAGGGACAACGAGGTGGAGCGGACGAGGCTCTCGAGCTGCTCGCGCGTCGTGGCGCTGGCGATGGGGGCGGTGACCGCCGGCTTGTGCATCAGCCAGGCCACGGCGACCTCGGCCGGCCTGGCGCCGTGGGCCTCGGCCACCTCGTCCAGCGCCGCGAGAACGCGGAAGCCGCGCTCGGTGAGATAGGGCCGGACGCCGCGTTCGCCGCGCGGACTCTTTCCCAGATCGGCTTCCGAGCGGTACTTGCCCGAGAGGAATCCCTTGGCGAGCGAGAAATAGGTGATCACGCCGATCCCCTCGGCCGTGCAGA contains:
- a CDS encoding pilus assembly protein TadG-related protein — protein: MSPKVLRQTLTAFLGNARRDTSGVVAVLFAICAVPLLLAVGVGIDFSRLSAARTAAQSAADAAALAAASSRLETETSMKLVADGHATANLRGTNADGSRVTQFAYRPDQREVTLKVSGTIDTTFMALAGIQRLDYEAEARAIRGLNGKTELVLVLDNTWSMSGDKLVALKQSAEELVTTLKQDPDADVKIGVVPYADYVNVGTANRNASWLSVPADYDVTSQRTCVTKTTRSVCTRGAARTCTRVIDGRSETYDCTPSTCRDETVPPYQSCSGGGTTRYRWYGCVGSRTTGTLRLNDTQPSVRYPGYLATSQNCLNPIVPLTSSQSTVTTAIRGMVVNIGNYKPSTYIPAGLIWGLNVLSPGAPFAEGAAYDPANRRPRKVMVLMTDGANTLRFNAADGRHLAPNGNAANQASQIAQTYTDMNAICTYAKQQNIEIFTVAFDISNDPTASAAMRNCATSPAHAFDARDRQSLSDVFKNIALSLQNVRITR